One window of the Eucalyptus grandis isolate ANBG69807.140 chromosome 8, ASM1654582v1, whole genome shotgun sequence genome contains the following:
- the LOC120286783 gene encoding 1-aminocyclopropane-1-carboxylate oxidase homolog 1-like, whose translation MEYSNQLMRLGIPIFELLSEALGLNPKHLKDMGCAEGLYFIAHYYPICPEPDLTQGLSKHTNSAFLTAVLQDQTGGLQVLHENHWVDVNPVHGALMVNLGDMMQLITNSKFVYHRVLAKNVKLRISVACFFRTHFGQEDSPRKYGPIMELLSE comes from the exons ATGGAATATTCAAATCAACTAATGAGACTGGGGATTCCCATCTTCGAACTGCTATCGGAAGCTCTGGGACTAAATCCCAAGCATCTTAAGGACATGGGCTGTGCTGAAGGACTGTACTTCATCGCACACTACTATCCGATATGTCCCGAGCCAGACTTGACTCAAGGTCTGAGCAAGCACACCAATAGCGCCTTCCTCACGGCAGTATTGCAAGACCAGACTGGCGGCCTTCAAGTCCTCCATGAAAATCACTGGGTAGATGTCAACCCCGTTCACGGTGCTCTCATGGTGAACCTAGGCGACATGATGCAG TTAATCACCAATAGTAAGTTCGTCTATCACAGAGTATTGGCAAAGAACGTCAAACTGAGAATCTCGGTGGCTTGTTTCTTTAGAACGCATTTTGGGCAAGAGGATTCTCCCAGAAAGTATGGGCCGATTATGGAGTTGTTATCGGAATAG
- the LOC120287257 gene encoding 1-aminocyclopropane-1-carboxylate oxidase homolog codes for MAATNFDENPDRAEHEYDRENELKAFDVKGLVNSGVSKLPRIFIDRQPRSPDRSGPTETSFSILIVDLEGVVNHGIGDGVLSRIIDGVKRFQEQESEVKKELYSRDESKKVT; via the exons ATGGCGGCAACCAACTTCGACGAAAACCCTGACAGAGCAGAGCATGAGTACGACCGTGAGAACGAATTGAAAGCCTTCGACGTGAAAGGCCTGGTCAACTCCGGAGTCTCCAAGCTCCCTCGTATCTTCATCGACCGCCAGCCTCGATCGCCCGACCGTTCCGGTCCCACCGAGACAAGTTTCAGCATCCTGATCGTGGACTTGGAAGGA GTGGTGAACCACGGGATCGGAGATGGAGTCCTGAGCAGAATCATCGATGGCGTGAAGAGGTTTCAGGAGCAGGAGAGCGAGGTGAAGAAGGAGCTGTACTCTAGAGATGAGTCGAAGAAGGTGACTTAG